The following proteins are co-located in the Cloacibacillus sp. genome:
- a CDS encoding cyclase family protein — protein MKVIDLGRALEDSMQVFPGDDAPVVERLDSCGCRSKKLTLSTHTGTHMDAPAHMLCSGATLDALAPESFFGFGFIVDVSGCAGREIEPADLGLSAAELSAADFLLLRTGFDAKFGTEAYFKNFPVLSARAASFLAEQELKGVGVDAISVDYVESADSPVHQILLGAGLVIIENLTGLDRLPYKEPFCLTALPMSIKEADGAPARVMAVLEN, from the coding sequence ATGAAGGTCATAGATTTGGGCAGGGCGCTTGAGGATTCTATGCAGGTATTTCCGGGGGACGACGCGCCTGTGGTGGAGCGGCTTGATTCCTGCGGCTGCCGTTCAAAGAAGCTCACTCTGTCCACACACACCGGCACGCACATGGACGCGCCGGCGCACATGCTGTGCTCCGGCGCCACGCTCGACGCGCTTGCTCCTGAGAGTTTCTTCGGCTTCGGCTTTATCGTAGACGTGAGCGGCTGCGCTGGGCGCGAGATAGAGCCGGCGGACCTCGGGCTCTCGGCTGCGGAGCTTTCGGCGGCTGATTTTCTGCTGCTGCGCACCGGCTTTGACGCGAAGTTCGGCACGGAGGCCTATTTTAAAAATTTCCCCGTGCTTTCCGCGCGCGCCGCGAGTTTTCTTGCGGAGCAGGAGCTTAAGGGCGTAGGTGTGGACGCGATATCGGTCGATTATGTCGAAAGCGCGGATTCTCCCGTCCACCAGATACTGCTGGGCGCGGGGCTCGTCATAATAGAGAACCTCACAGGGCTGGACAGGCTGCCGTACAAAGAACCCTTCTGCCTGACGGCTCTTCCGATGTCGATAAAAGAGGCAGACGGCGCGCCCGCGCGCGTCATGGCGGTGCTTGAAAATTAG
- a CDS encoding deaminase yields the protein MNKPEMIIKAIRHDLLLETSKGVDAGGHVFGAVVLDKATLCPVIAGSNNRMENPIYHGEVETLRRFFACPNHPKPKDCIFVASHDPCPMCISAIAWAGFDEVWVLFNYEDVKKSFGMPVDLLMYKEIFGAEGARPQNAFFKKYDLKAEAAKEENAEQLAAAISEIEALYAQIGKQVRDFDYPGM from the coding sequence TTGAATAAACCTGAGATGATAATAAAAGCCATCCGCCATGATCTGCTGCTTGAGACGAGCAAGGGGGTGGACGCGGGCGGCCACGTCTTCGGCGCGGTGGTGCTCGATAAAGCGACGCTTTGTCCGGTCATCGCCGGAAGCAACAACCGAATGGAAAATCCTATATACCACGGCGAGGTGGAGACGCTGCGGCGTTTCTTCGCCTGCCCGAACCACCCGAAGCCCAAAGACTGCATCTTCGTAGCAAGCCACGACCCGTGCCCGATGTGCATTTCAGCCATCGCGTGGGCCGGCTTTGACGAAGTGTGGGTGCTCTTTAACTACGAGGACGTAAAAAAGAGCTTCGGTATGCCCGTAGACCTTCTGATGTATAAAGAAATATTTGGCGCGGAGGGCGCGCGGCCGCAGAACGCCTTCTTTAAAAAATACGACTTAAAGGCGGAGGCGGCAAAAGAAGAAAACGCAGAACAGCTTGCCGCGGCAATATCTGAAATAGAGGCTCTATACGCACAGATAGGCAAACAGGTGCGTGACTTCGACTATCCGGGAATGTAG
- the gspG gene encoding type II secretion system major pseudopilin GspG, giving the protein MADIDRKPENKIFKKRRGFTLIEIMVVVVIIGLLSALVGPKLMGQSDEAKRKTTQTQISQLEQVLGLYYLDNGFYPTTQQGLEALVSAPATPPEPLNYKKGGYMKKMAKDAWGREFIYAAPGEHGDFDILSYGADGQEGGEGAAADIMNWE; this is encoded by the coding sequence ATGGCAGATATCGACAGAAAACCTGAAAATAAAATATTCAAGAAAAGGCGCGGCTTCACTCTTATAGAAATAATGGTGGTGGTCGTTATTATCGGGCTGCTTTCCGCGCTTGTCGGGCCTAAGCTGATGGGCCAGAGCGACGAGGCGAAGCGCAAGACGACGCAGACGCAGATATCGCAGCTGGAACAGGTGCTTGGGCTTTACTATCTTGACAACGGCTTCTACCCGACGACGCAGCAGGGCCTTGAGGCGCTGGTCTCCGCACCCGCAACGCCGCCGGAACCGCTCAACTACAAAAAGGGCGGCTATATGAAAAAAATGGCGAAGGACGCTTGGGGACGCGAGTTCATCTATGCTGCGCCCGGCGAGCACGGCGATTTTGACATCCTCTCCTACGGCGCGGACGGCCAGGAGGGCGGCGAAGGCGCCGCAGCCGACATCATGAATTGGGAATAG